Proteins encoded within one genomic window of Blattabacterium cuenoti:
- a CDS encoding DNA recombination protein RmuC, whose product MLYYYTLCFLCLCTFIFFFISFYFFKKLEFFLREELRNHKNEIQKAYQYDRIEFLNSLKEVKKELIQYIRDFQEFIEKKNSFIIENQINNLNFFHKKQEKFIEITEKKLEEIKDIVNEKLQKSLNLHLGKSFEIIGTQLFSLQEGLVKMKNLAQDVSSLKKTLNHVKICGSFSEMQLSMLLQQILSPDQYACNVITKSSTNCVVEFAIKLPGLGDGNVIWLPIDVKFPKETYEKIQDAYNKGEKKNIETAKKNMESVLKKMSREIKDKYIDPPHTTDFAILFLPFEGIYAEIVKNSSLLEEIQRKYKIVITGPSTLAAMLNSLQIGFRTLAIQKRTSEVWKVLEIVKKEFTKFGLLLSQAQDKLQAASQDIDKVIGVRKNLIEKKLRDIENYS is encoded by the coding sequence ATGTTGTATTATTATACTTTGTGTTTTTTATGTTTATGTACTTTTATTTTCTTTTTCATATCTTTTTATTTTTTTAAAAAATTAGAATTTTTTTTAAGAGAAGAATTAAGGAATCATAAAAATGAAATACAAAAAGCATATCAATATGATAGAATAGAATTTCTAAATTCTTTAAAAGAAGTAAAAAAAGAACTCATACAATATATAAGAGATTTTCAAGAATTTATAGAGAAAAAAAATTCTTTTATTATTGAAAATCAAATAAATAATTTGAATTTTTTTCATAAAAAACAAGAAAAATTTATTGAAATAACAGAAAAAAAATTAGAAGAAATCAAAGATATTGTAAATGAAAAATTACAAAAATCTTTGAATTTACATTTAGGAAAATCATTTGAAATTATTGGAACCCAATTATTTTCTTTACAGGAAGGATTAGTAAAAATGAAAAACTTAGCACAAGATGTTAGTTCTCTAAAAAAAACTTTGAATCACGTAAAAATATGTGGTAGTTTTAGCGAAATGCAACTTTCAATGTTGTTGCAACAAATTCTTTCTCCAGATCAATATGCATGTAATGTGATTACAAAATCTAGTACAAATTGTGTAGTGGAATTTGCAATTAAACTTCCAGGACTTGGAGATGGAAATGTTATATGGTTGCCAATTGATGTTAAATTTCCGAAAGAAACTTATGAAAAAATACAAGATGCTTATAATAAAGGGGAGAAAAAAAATATAGAAACAGCTAAAAAAAATATGGAATCCGTTCTTAAAAAAATGTCTAGAGAAATTAAAGATAAATATATAGATCCTCCACATACTACTGATTTTGCCATCCTTTTTTTACCATTTGAAGGGATATACGCAGAAATTGTAAAAAATTCAAGTTTATTAGAAGAAATACAAAGAAAATATAAAATAGTCATTACAGGTCCCTCTACATTAGCAGCTATGTTAAATAGTTTACAGATAGGATTTCGCACTTTAGCTATTCAAAAAAGAACTTCTGAAGTATGGAAAGTTTTAGAAATTGTAAAAAAAGAATTTACAAAATTTGGATTATTGCTTTCTCAAGCACAAGATAAATTACAAGCAGCCTCTCAGGATATAGATAAAGTGATTGGAGTAAGGAAAAATTTGATTGAAAAAAAATTAAGAGATATAGAAAACTATTCTTAA
- the rho gene encoding transcription termination factor Rho: MFDITELKSKKLFELQEIARSSGLKKCTQLRKNELLEKIISIFNKKKTTTTSSENLFKKGFKGKKNIESKTLLKNGNEKKKLTSQERFKSSSKTKTQEETVKKYQYQKENQHFQKNSFSGTERESSSTLTKKNINKYRTPEYEFEGIIISEGVLEIMPENYGFLRSSDFNYLSSPDDIYVSQSQIRLFGMKTGDTIRGEVRPPKDGEKYFPLIKILEINGRPPFFVRERDSFEHLTPLFPNEKFKLAEKNATLSTRIVDLFTPIGKGQRGMIVAPPKTGKTTLLKEIANAIAANHPEVYLIILLIDERPEEVTDMQRNVKGEVIASTFDEPADRHVKVANIVLQKAKRMVECSHDVVILLDSITRLARAYNTVAPTSGKVLSGGVDANALHRPKRFFGAARNIENGGSLSIIATAMIDTGSKMDEVIFEEFKGTGNKELQLDRRISNKRIYPAIDLVSSSTRKDDLLLDHNTLQRMWILRKHLSDMNPVEAMEFLRSRIARTQNNEEFLISMNG; this comes from the coding sequence ATGTTTGATATTACTGAATTAAAAAGTAAAAAACTTTTTGAATTACAGGAGATTGCTCGTTCTTCAGGATTAAAAAAATGTACCCAATTGCGAAAAAACGAACTCCTAGAAAAAATTATTTCTATTTTTAATAAAAAAAAAACAACAACAACTTCGTCAGAAAATCTTTTTAAAAAAGGATTTAAAGGCAAAAAAAATATTGAATCCAAGACATTATTAAAAAATGGAAATGAAAAAAAAAAATTAACTTCTCAAGAACGTTTTAAAAGTTCTTCCAAAACAAAAACTCAAGAAGAAACTGTCAAAAAATACCAATACCAGAAAGAAAATCAACACTTTCAAAAAAATTCTTTTTCTGGAACAGAAAGAGAAAGTAGTAGTACTTTAACGAAAAAAAATATAAATAAATATCGTACTCCTGAATATGAATTTGAAGGAATTATTATTAGTGAAGGGGTTCTAGAGATTATGCCAGAAAATTATGGTTTCTTGAGATCTTCTGATTTTAATTATTTATCATCTCCTGATGATATATACGTATCTCAATCTCAAATTAGATTATTTGGAATGAAGACAGGAGATACAATAAGAGGAGAAGTTCGTCCTCCCAAAGATGGAGAAAAATATTTTCCTTTAATAAAAATTCTTGAAATTAATGGAAGACCTCCTTTTTTTGTAAGAGAAAGAGATTCTTTTGAACATTTGACTCCTCTTTTTCCTAATGAAAAATTTAAATTAGCTGAAAAAAATGCGACTCTTTCCACAAGAATAGTGGATCTTTTCACTCCTATAGGGAAAGGACAAAGAGGAATGATTGTTGCTCCTCCAAAAACAGGAAAAACGACTTTGCTGAAAGAAATAGCTAACGCTATTGCGGCAAATCATCCAGAAGTATATTTGATTATATTACTTATTGATGAACGTCCAGAAGAAGTAACTGATATGCAAAGGAATGTTAAAGGAGAAGTGATTGCTTCTACTTTTGATGAACCAGCAGATAGACATGTAAAAGTCGCTAATATAGTATTACAAAAAGCTAAAAGAATGGTAGAATGTTCTCACGATGTTGTTATTTTATTAGATTCTATAACTCGTTTAGCAAGAGCATATAATACTGTAGCTCCTACATCTGGAAAAGTGTTATCAGGAGGTGTAGATGCAAATGCCTTGCATAGACCCAAAAGATTTTTCGGAGCAGCTAGAAATATAGAAAACGGGGGTTCCTTATCAATTATTGCGACAGCAATGATTGATACAGGATCAAAAATGGATGAAGTTATTTTTGAAGAATTTAAGGGAACAGGAAATAAAGAACTTCAATTAGATAGAAGAATTTCTAATAAACGAATTTATCCTGCTATTGATCTTGTTTCTTCCAGTACTAGAAAAGATGATTTACTATTAGATCATAATACATTACAAAGAATGTGGATTTTAAGAAAGCATCTTTCCGATATGAATCCAGTAGAAGCTATGGAATTTCTAAGATCACGTATAGCTAGAACTCAAAATAATGAAGAATTTTTAATATCCATGAATGGATAG
- the prfA gene encoding peptide chain release factor 1 gives MKKTSLIKKFEVFEKEFHEISNSIIETNIYNNHNQYKTLLKKYKRLEKIVHIYDEYKKKLSSLQEANSLLKTDSDPEMKEIAFLEKKKILEDLSFIEKKSHHLFFSNKKEKKTEDYRNAIMELRSGTGGNEACLFVEDVLRMYVLYFKQVGWKYEIIHAQKGGSNKGYKEIILDVRNNSRSTSPTVNNEKKEVYGNLKFESGVHRVQRIPETESQGRVHTSAITVAVLPEVEDIDVNINLSDIKKETFRSSGAGGQHVNKTESAVRLTHIPSKITVECQEGRSQHKNFEKAMNVLRSRIYQNEKEKRLKERSIKRKCLISTGDRSVKIRTYNYPKSRVTDHRIHKSIYDLIGFMNGNIQKMIDLLKSFENKS, from the coding sequence ATGAAAAAAACTTCATTGATTAAAAAGTTTGAAGTTTTTGAAAAAGAATTTCATGAAATTTCAAATTCTATTATAGAAACAAACATATATAATAATCATAATCAATATAAAACATTATTAAAGAAGTATAAGAGACTAGAAAAAATAGTTCATATTTATGATGAATACAAAAAAAAATTAAGTTCTCTTCAAGAAGCAAATTCTCTTTTGAAAACAGACTCTGATCCTGAAATGAAGGAAATAGCTTTTTTGGAAAAAAAAAAAATTTTAGAAGATTTATCCTTTATTGAAAAAAAATCCCATCATCTTTTTTTTTCTAATAAAAAAGAAAAAAAAACAGAAGATTATAGAAACGCAATTATGGAATTACGATCCGGAACAGGAGGAAATGAAGCATGTCTTTTTGTAGAAGATGTATTACGAATGTACGTTCTTTATTTTAAACAAGTAGGTTGGAAATATGAAATCATACATGCTCAAAAAGGAGGTTCTAATAAAGGATACAAAGAAATCATTTTAGATGTAAGAAATAATAGTAGGAGTACTTCTCCTACTGTAAACAATGAAAAAAAAGAAGTTTATGGAAATCTAAAATTTGAATCTGGAGTCCATAGAGTACAAAGAATTCCAGAAACAGAATCTCAAGGAAGAGTTCATACATCTGCTATTACAGTAGCAGTTTTACCTGAAGTAGAAGATATAGATGTCAATATCAATTTGTCCGATATAAAAAAAGAAACATTTCGATCAAGTGGAGCTGGTGGTCAGCATGTTAATAAAACAGAATCTGCTGTAAGACTAACTCATATTCCAAGTAAAATAACAGTAGAATGTCAAGAAGGACGTTCACAACACAAAAATTTTGAAAAAGCAATGAATGTTTTACGATCACGTATTTATCAAAATGAAAAGGAGAAAAGATTAAAAGAACGATCCATAAAAAGAAAATGTTTGATTTCTACAGGAGACCGTTCTGTGAAAATACGTACTTATAATTATCCTAAAAGTAGAGTAACAGATCATAGAATTCATAAATCAATTTATGATCTTATAGGATTTATGAACGGAAATATTCAAAAAATGATTGATCTTTTGAAATCATTCGAAAATAAATCTTAA
- the accC gene encoding acetyl-CoA carboxylase biotin carboxylase subunit — MFKKILIANRGEIALRIIRTAKEMGIKTVAVYSTADKNSLHVYFADEAVCIGPPSPSQSYLNVPNLISAAEITNADAIHPGYGFLSENPYFSSMCKKHGMKFIGPLPNHMIQIGNKISAKNTMKKAGISCLPGSGCFVESSYKEIENIAERIGYPIIIKAVSGGGGKGIRSVLDKNYLKKSWEEAKKEALACFGKKDLYIEKLILNPRHIEIQIVGDQYGKVCHLSERDCSIQRRNQKLVEESPSPFLTPSLRKKMGEVAVKAAEFIHYEGVGTIEFLMDKNKNFYFMEMNPRIQVEHPITEEVIGLDLVQEQIFLACGRKLSVKKNCYPKMHSIECRINAEEPYNNFRPMPGEITQMHLPGGKGVRVDTHIYAGYQVPPYYDSMIAKVITTAKNRKETIGKMRRSLDEFIIEGICTTIPFHKQLMQNDDFLKGKYHTNLLNTFHLDSKFK, encoded by the coding sequence ATGTTTAAAAAAATATTAATTGCTAACAGGGGAGAAATAGCTTTACGTATTATACGAACTGCTAAAGAAATGGGAATAAAAACAGTAGCAGTTTATTCTACAGCAGATAAAAATAGTCTTCATGTTTATTTTGCGGATGAAGCAGTATGCATAGGTCCACCTTCTCCATCTCAATCGTATTTAAATGTTCCAAATTTAATATCCGCAGCTGAAATAACGAATGCAGATGCTATTCACCCTGGATATGGTTTCTTATCTGAGAATCCATATTTCTCATCTATGTGCAAAAAACATGGAATGAAGTTTATAGGACCACTTCCAAATCATATGATTCAAATAGGAAATAAAATTTCAGCTAAGAATACCATGAAAAAAGCTGGAATTTCTTGCTTACCTGGATCTGGTTGTTTTGTTGAATCTTCTTATAAGGAAATAGAAAATATTGCAGAAAGAATAGGATATCCTATTATAATTAAAGCTGTTTCTGGAGGTGGAGGAAAAGGAATACGATCTGTTTTAGATAAAAATTATTTAAAAAAATCCTGGGAAGAAGCTAAAAAAGAAGCTTTAGCATGTTTTGGAAAAAAGGATCTGTATATAGAGAAATTAATTTTGAATCCAAGACATATAGAAATTCAAATAGTTGGAGATCAATATGGAAAAGTGTGTCATTTATCAGAAAGAGATTGTTCTATTCAAAGAAGAAATCAAAAACTTGTGGAAGAATCTCCTTCTCCATTTTTAACTCCATCTTTAAGAAAAAAAATGGGAGAAGTCGCAGTAAAAGCAGCTGAATTTATTCATTATGAAGGAGTAGGGACGATAGAATTTTTAATGGATAAGAATAAAAATTTTTATTTTATGGAGATGAATCCTAGAATTCAAGTAGAACATCCTATTACGGAAGAAGTAATCGGATTGGATCTTGTCCAAGAACAAATTTTTTTAGCTTGTGGAAGAAAACTTTCTGTAAAAAAAAATTGTTATCCAAAAATGCATTCAATAGAATGTAGAATTAATGCCGAAGAACCTTATAATAATTTTCGTCCTATGCCTGGAGAAATAACTCAAATGCATTTACCAGGAGGAAAAGGAGTTCGTGTGGATACGCATATTTATGCTGGATACCAGGTCCCACCTTATTATGATTCCATGATTGCAAAAGTTATTACTACAGCAAAAAATAGAAAAGAAACTATTGGAAAAATGCGTCGTTCATTAGATGAATTTATTATAGAAGGAATTTGTACAACGATTCCTTTTCATAAACAGCTTATGCAAAATGATGATTTTTTGAAAGGAAAATATCATACAAATTTATTAAATACATTTCATTTAGATTCCAAATTCAAATAA
- the accB gene encoding acetyl-CoA carboxylase biotin carboxyl carrier protein, giving the protein MDLKDIQFLIEFISKSDIHEIEIQIENTKIYVKNKIFKKKKKKFNDSSKNEKNKSCDFYDRFYNQKKNKKELNHKEKESEYLTIKSPMIGTFYRKPHPDQESFVQVGDKIKKGTKVCVIEAMKLFNDIESEVDGKIVKILVENASPVDYDQPLFLLAPI; this is encoded by the coding sequence ATGGACTTAAAAGATATTCAATTTCTGATTGAATTTATTTCAAAATCTGATATTCATGAAATAGAAATACAAATAGAAAATACTAAAATTTATGTAAAAAATAAAATTTTCAAAAAAAAGAAAAAAAAATTTAATGACTCATCGAAAAATGAGAAAAATAAATCTTGTGATTTTTATGACAGATTTTATAATCAAAAAAAAAATAAAAAGGAATTAAATCATAAAGAAAAAGAAAGCGAGTATTTAACAATTAAATCCCCTATGATTGGAACATTTTATCGTAAGCCTCATCCAGATCAAGAGTCTTTTGTTCAGGTAGGAGATAAAATAAAAAAAGGAACAAAAGTTTGTGTTATAGAAGCAATGAAATTATTCAATGATATTGAATCTGAAGTGGATGGAAAAATTGTTAAAATTCTTGTTGAAAACGCTTCTCCAGTTGATTATGATCAACCTTTATTTTTATTGGCCCCTATCTAA
- the rpmF gene encoding 50S ribosomal protein L32: protein MAHPKRRQSKSRRNKRRTHLKIKEPSLMKCSLTNQKHLYHYAYWNNKNELCYRGKILLKK, encoded by the coding sequence ATGGCACATCCTAAAAGAAGACAATCTAAATCCAGAAGAAATAAAAGAAGGACTCATTTGAAAATAAAAGAACCTTCGTTAATGAAATGTTCTTTAACCAATCAAAAACATTTATATCATTATGCTTATTGGAATAATAAAAATGAACTTTGTTATAGAGGAAAAATTCTATTAAAAAAATAA
- the proS gene encoding proline--tRNA ligase codes for MSHQLTQRNKNYSKWYNEIIIKSGLAEFSGIRGFMIIKPYGISIWEIIKKKLDQMFKKTGHQNVYFPLLIPKSFFSKEKQHIKSFSKECAIVTHYKLKKEKNEKELIIDPQSKLQEELIIRPTSESIIWKTYKRWIQSYRDLPILLNQWGNAIRWEMRTRLFLRTSEFLWQEGHTAHSTKKEAIEETKKILNIYTNFSENFMAVPVLQGIKPYMDKFSGSETTYCIEALMQDGKALQIGTSHFLGQNFSKAFDVKFTNFNGKKEYVWATSWGISTRLIGGLIMSHSDDNGLILPPKIAPIQTVIIPIYKNKRELNQINEITEKIRNVLEKKGISVKYDDRDIFTPGWKFNEYEMKGIPIRISIGSYEIKQEKAEVFRRDTYEKMYVSWNCLKNFIPELLEKIQKNLYEKALQRTKKYTIMLDNYNDFKKRINDTGGFILAHWDGTINTGKKIQEETEATIRCIPIYNKKNDVKKIGKCIYSGKTSNQRVIFAKSY; via the coding sequence ATGAGTCATCAGTTAACTCAACGGAACAAAAATTATTCTAAGTGGTATAACGAAATTATCATTAAATCTGGTTTAGCAGAATTTTCTGGAATTCGTGGGTTTATGATTATTAAACCATATGGAATTTCTATATGGGAAATCATAAAAAAAAAATTGGATCAAATGTTTAAAAAAACGGGTCATCAAAATGTTTATTTTCCTTTATTAATTCCTAAATCTTTTTTTTCAAAAGAAAAACAACATATTAAAAGTTTTTCCAAAGAATGTGCAATAGTGACGCATTATAAATTGAAAAAAGAAAAAAATGAAAAAGAATTGATAATTGATCCACAATCGAAATTACAAGAGGAACTAATTATACGACCTACTTCTGAAAGTATCATATGGAAAACTTATAAACGTTGGATTCAGTCTTATAGAGATCTTCCTATTCTTTTAAATCAATGGGGAAATGCTATTAGATGGGAAATGAGAACTCGTCTTTTTTTAAGAACTTCTGAATTTTTATGGCAAGAAGGACATACGGCTCATTCTACTAAAAAAGAAGCTATAGAAGAAACAAAAAAAATATTAAATATTTATACGAATTTTTCTGAAAATTTTATGGCCGTTCCTGTATTACAGGGAATTAAACCTTATATGGATAAATTTTCTGGATCTGAAACTACATATTGTATTGAAGCTCTTATGCAAGATGGAAAAGCTTTGCAAATAGGAACTTCTCATTTTCTTGGACAAAATTTTTCGAAAGCTTTCGATGTAAAATTCACTAATTTCAATGGAAAAAAAGAATATGTGTGGGCTACATCTTGGGGAATTTCCACAAGATTGATAGGAGGATTAATTATGTCTCATTCGGACGATAATGGATTAATTCTTCCTCCAAAAATAGCTCCCATTCAAACTGTTATAATTCCTATATATAAAAATAAAAGAGAATTAAATCAAATTAACGAAATTACAGAAAAAATAAGAAATGTACTTGAAAAAAAAGGAATCAGTGTTAAATATGATGACAGAGATATTTTTACTCCTGGTTGGAAATTTAATGAATACGAAATGAAAGGAATTCCTATAAGAATTAGTATTGGATCATATGAAATAAAACAAGAAAAAGCAGAAGTTTTTAGAAGAGATACATACGAAAAAATGTATGTTTCTTGGAATTGTTTAAAAAACTTTATTCCAGAACTCCTTGAGAAAATACAAAAAAATCTTTATGAAAAAGCTTTACAAAGAACAAAAAAATATACAATAATGTTAGATAACTATAATGATTTTAAAAAAAGAATAAATGATACGGGAGGTTTTATTCTTGCTCATTGGGATGGAACAATAAATACAGGAAAAAAAATTCAAGAAGAAACAGAAGCAACTATACGTTGTATTCCAATTTATAATAAAAAAAACGATGTAAAAAAAATAGGAAAATGTATCTATTCTGGAAAAACTTCTAATCAACGTGTGATTTTTGCAAAATCTTACTAA
- a CDS encoding dihydroorotate oxidase — protein MKKIDISSSINGIKLSSCIMNASGVLCCTEKELSEILMSSSGAVVTKSCTMVPRKGNLEPRYFEWNIGSINSMGLPNLGIDFYLNFLDRKKPKKPFFLSISGLSIEENYQLISKANISPNINAIELNLSCPNLVEKKNQVSLGYDFEKIYDFLKNIFKFYNKPLGVKLPPYFEDFHFEKMALILNQFPICFVTCINSLPNGLFVDTNKETTVLHPKKGFGGIGGRVIKPFSLANIRKFYVSLRKDISIIGCGGICYGKDIFEHILCGASAVQVGTQFFKEGIRVFDRLKNEFISILKEKNYSSIEEFKGKLNVI, from the coding sequence ATGAAAAAAATAGATATTTCTTCTAGCATAAACGGAATTAAACTTTCATCATGTATCATGAATGCGTCAGGAGTTCTTTGTTGTACGGAAAAAGAACTTTCTGAAATTTTAATGAGTTCTTCTGGAGCAGTAGTAACAAAAAGCTGTACAATGGTTCCAAGAAAAGGAAATTTGGAACCAAGATATTTTGAATGGAATATAGGAAGTATTAATTCTATGGGGTTACCAAATCTTGGCATAGATTTTTACTTAAACTTTTTAGATAGAAAAAAACCTAAAAAACCTTTTTTCTTGTCTATATCAGGACTTTCTATAGAAGAAAATTATCAACTTATCAGTAAAGCAAATATTTCTCCAAATATTAATGCAATTGAATTAAATTTATCTTGTCCAAATCTTGTTGAAAAAAAAAATCAAGTATCATTGGGATACGATTTTGAGAAAATTTATGATTTTCTAAAAAATATATTTAAATTTTATAATAAACCTTTAGGAGTCAAATTACCTCCTTATTTTGAAGATTTCCATTTTGAAAAAATGGCTTTGATTTTAAATCAATTTCCTATTTGTTTTGTCACTTGCATTAATAGTTTACCCAATGGTCTTTTTGTTGATACAAATAAAGAAACAACAGTTCTTCATCCAAAGAAAGGATTTGGAGGAATAGGAGGACGTGTTATAAAACCATTTTCATTAGCTAATATTCGTAAGTTTTACGTTTCTCTTAGAAAAGATATTTCTATAATTGGATGCGGAGGGATTTGTTATGGAAAAGATATTTTTGAACATATATTGTGTGGAGCTTCTGCTGTTCAAGTAGGAACACAATTTTTTAAAGAAGGAATTAGAGTATTTGACAGATTGAAAAACGAATTCATTTCCATTTTAAAAGAAAAAAACTATTCTTCCATAGAAGAATTCAAAGGAAAACTAAACGTAATTTAA
- the pyrF gene encoding orotidine-5'-phosphate decarboxylase translates to MEEKEQFFFKIYNLGIIKFGSFTLKSGMTSPIYIDFRPIASRPDLLKKLSDLLLNEIPSHTFELICGVPYAALPIATTLSLRSNIPLIIKRKENKGYGTKRMIEGIYKKGQNCLLIEDVITSGDSLLKTIIDIEKEGLIIKNILSILDREQGGIENIKKRGYNIRTLFCIGEVLKMLEKKHLLKKKEIHIIQFFFQKKNSKELQEKRLSYEKKKEKISHPIGKKLIDITLKKKTNLIVSADLIYAESILKLVNSIGDLICGLKLHVDIINDFSLSFITFLKDISIKKKFFLFEDRKLCDVGPTNFLQLHHGIHKISSWADIITVHVIAGSESIQNLNIPSNMGLITVSEMSSYGKLSDDNYIRKALNISLKNPKVIGTVAQRKVDDRLLLFTPGIHFSESKNDKGNIYVHPIQAFEKNKSDFIIVGKAIYQSKNPKIIAEKYRNAGWKAYEKGL, encoded by the coding sequence ATGGAAGAAAAAGAACAATTTTTTTTTAAAATTTACAATTTAGGAATTATTAAGTTTGGTTCCTTTACTTTAAAAAGTGGAATGACTTCTCCTATTTATATAGATTTTCGTCCAATTGCTTCTAGACCAGACTTATTAAAGAAATTATCTGATTTACTTCTTAATGAAATTCCATCTCATACATTTGAACTAATTTGTGGAGTTCCATATGCCGCTTTACCTATAGCTACGACTTTGTCGTTAAGATCAAATATTCCTTTGATTATTAAAAGAAAAGAAAATAAAGGTTATGGGACAAAACGAATGATAGAAGGCATTTATAAAAAAGGACAAAATTGTCTTCTTATAGAAGACGTAATTACTAGTGGAGACAGTTTGTTAAAAACTATTATAGATATTGAAAAAGAAGGATTGATCATAAAAAATATTCTATCTATTCTTGATCGTGAACAAGGTGGGATAGAAAATATAAAAAAAAGAGGATATAACATACGAACTCTATTTTGTATAGGAGAAGTTTTAAAAATGCTAGAAAAAAAACATCTTTTAAAAAAAAAAGAAATCCATATCATTCAATTTTTTTTTCAAAAAAAAAATTCAAAAGAATTACAAGAAAAACGTCTTTCTTATGAAAAAAAGAAAGAAAAAATATCTCATCCCATAGGAAAAAAACTTATTGATATAACATTAAAAAAAAAAACGAACTTAATCGTTTCAGCAGATTTAATCTATGCTGAATCCATTTTAAAATTGGTGAATTCTATTGGAGATTTAATTTGTGGATTAAAACTTCATGTAGATATTATTAATGATTTTTCTCTTTCATTTATAACATTTCTTAAAGATATTTCTATAAAAAAGAAATTTTTCTTATTTGAAGATAGAAAATTATGTGATGTTGGTCCTACAAATTTTCTTCAACTACATCATGGTATACATAAAATTTCTTCATGGGCGGACATTATTACTGTCCATGTTATTGCGGGAAGTGAAAGCATACAAAATTTGAATATTCCTTCTAATATGGGATTAATTACTGTATCTGAAATGTCTTCTTATGGGAAATTATCAGATGATAATTATATCAGAAAAGCATTAAATATTTCTTTGAAAAATCCAAAAGTAATTGGAACAGTAGCGCAAAGAAAAGTAGATGATAGATTATTATTGTTTACTCCTGGAATACATTTTTCTGAATCAAAAAATGATAAAGGAAATATATACGTTCATCCTATTCAAGCTTTTGAAAAAAATAAAAGCGATTTTATCATAGTTGGAAAAGCAATCTATCAATCAAAAAACCCAAAAATAATAGCAGAAAAATATAGAAATGCAGGATGGAAAGCCTATGAAAAAGGACTTTAA
- a CDS encoding MarC family protein gives MEWINSLISCFMILFSIIDILGNAPIIMGFKSKGNIIDTKKVIVTSLVIFLSFLFLGQPMLKIIGVDINSFSVAGSIVLFLIGLEMILGIDIHKVTENAQTSIVPIAFPLIAGPGSLTTLISLRTTYDVYIILLSLLLNMIVVYFVIDRCDFIAKKIGNNGLDVLKKIFGIVLLAFAVKIFGANAGQLFQQGL, from the coding sequence ATGGAATGGATAAATTCATTAATCAGTTGTTTTATGATTCTTTTTAGCATTATCGATATATTAGGAAATGCTCCTATAATTATGGGATTTAAATCCAAAGGAAATATCATAGATACTAAAAAAGTAATAGTGACTTCTCTTGTAATTTTTTTATCTTTTCTATTTTTAGGACAACCTATGCTAAAAATTATTGGAGTTGATATAAACTCTTTTTCTGTCGCAGGATCTATAGTATTATTTTTAATAGGTTTAGAAATGATTTTGGGAATAGACATTCATAAAGTAACAGAAAATGCACAAACTTCCATTGTTCCAATAGCCTTTCCATTGATAGCTGGACCAGGATCTTTAACAACTTTAATCTCATTAAGAACAACTTATGATGTTTATATCATTCTTCTATCTCTTCTTCTCAACATGATCGTTGTTTATTTTGTAATAGATAGATGTGATTTCATAGCCAAAAAAATAGGAAATAACGGTTTAGATGTGTTAAAAAAAATATTTGGAATTGTTTTATTGGCATTTGCCGTAAAAATTTTTGGAGCCAATGCAGGTCAATTATTTCAACAAGGACTCTAA